A portion of the Meriones unguiculatus strain TT.TT164.6M chromosome 11, Bangor_MerUng_6.1, whole genome shotgun sequence genome contains these proteins:
- the Srrm2 gene encoding serine/arginine repetitive matrix protein 2 isoform X4: MLLEKDVNPGGKEETPGQRPVVTETHQLAELNEKKNERLRAAFGISDSYVDGSSFDPQRRAREAKQTAPEPPKPYSLVRETSSSRSPTPKQKKKKKKKDRGRRSESSSPRRERKKSSKKKKHRSESESKKRKHRSPTPKSKRKSKDKKRKRSRSTTPAPKSRRAHRSTSADSASSSDTSRSRSRSAAAKTHTTALTGQSPPLASGHQGEGDAPSSEPGATSIKQPSSPDPSTKQPGSPYEDKDKKEKSAVRPSPSPERSSTGPELPAPTPLLVEQHGDSPRPLAAIPSSQEPVNPSSEASPTRGCSPPKSPEKPPRSSSSESCPPSPQPTKVSRHASSSPESLKPTPAAGARREVSSSPTSKSRSHGRAKRDKSHSHTPSHRAGRSRSPATKRGRSRSRTPTKRGHSRSRSPQWRRSRSTQRWGKSRSPQRRGRSRSPQRPGWSRSRNTQRRGRSRSARRGRSHSRSPATRGRSRSRTPARRGRSRSRTPARRRSRSRTPARRRSRSRTPARRGRSRSRTPARRRSRTRSPVRRRSRSRSPARRSGRSRSRTPARRSGRSRSRTPARRGRSRSRTPARRGRSRSRTPARRGRSRSRTPARRRSRSRSLARRGRSHSRTPRRGRSGSSSERKNKSRTSQRRSRSNSSPEMKKSHVSSRRSRSLSSPRSKAKSVRRSLSGSSPCPKQKSQTPPRRSRSGSSPPKQKSKTPPRQSRSSSSPQPKVKPGTPPRPGSVTNMQADERSATPQRHSRSESSPDGEVKSRTPSRQSCSGSSPRVKSSTPPRQSPSRSSSPQPKVKAVVSPRRRSHSGSSSPSPSRVTSRTPQRQSRSVSPCSKVDSRLRHSRSRSSSPDTKVELGTPLRHSHSGSTSPYPKGMLQTPPEQNLSESKSPCPQKSRDSPTENSGSFSLCPAVTPSILPGESCFASSFVQQKGQSQTWPDTSSPEVRQLHLESSVVQSKSQTSPKGGLSRSSSPVSELAPKSPVKEDKSELLTDPKLKSKMSPEQSKTKPDSNLYLSLDSKSLLVQSRLEPSELKEKLGLIQEDVAASSSIPGDKFSPIQDRPESSTVLKDIPRVLLKERSGAGSPPDTGDQNSLLPNLSQDELMEVEKSEQPLSQVLPSSSPEHKEMSASNFESSPEIEERPAVLSALDQSQSQPSKAVEIPAVSSCWSGPQISPELKELSHSPPRETSFESPLEFRNSGSVSELNTGFSPEVKEELNGPFLNQTETEPSLDMKEQSTRSSRRSSSELSPEVVEKVGIFSSQSVSSPVHETVHRTPSRERSSSASSPELKDGLPRTPSRRSRSGSSPGLRDGSGTPSRHSLSGSSPGVKDTPQTPSRGRSECDSSPEPKALPQTPRARSHSPSSPEHNNKSVTPQRERSGSESSVEEKTVARTSPGQRSRSGSSQELDGKPSPSPQERSESDSSPDSKPKTRTPLRQRSRSGSSPEVDSKSRHSPQLSRSGSSPEMKDKPRVLQRAQSGTDSSPEHKIPVPRALPRRSRSGSSSKDRGPSPEGSSSSESSPEHPPKSRTARRGSRSSVEPKTKSRTPPRRRSSRSSPELTRKARVSRRSRSASSSPETRSRTPPRRRRSPSVSSPEPTEKSRSSRRQRSASSPRTKTTSRRGRSPSPKPRGLQRSRSRSRREKTRTTRRRDRSGSSQSTSRRRQRSRSRSRVTRRRRGGSGYHSRSPTRQESSRTSSRRRRGRSRTPLTSRKRSRSRTSPAPWKRSRSRASPATHRRSRSRTPLISRRRSRSRTSPVSRRRSRSVNRRRSRSRASPVSRRRSRSRTPPVTRRRSRSRTPTTRRRSRSRTPPVTRRRSRSRTPPVTRRRSRSRTSPITRRRSRSRTSPVTRRRSRSRTSPVTRRRSRSRTSPVTRRRSRSRTPPAIRRRSRSRTPLLPRKRSRSRSPLAIRRRSRSRTPRAARGKRSLTRSPPAIRRRSASGSSSDRSRSATPPATRNHSGSRTPPVALSSSRMSCFSRPSMSPTPLDRCRSPGMLEPLGSARTPMSVLQQTGSSMMDGPGPRIPDHPRTSVPENHAQSRIALALTAISLGTARPPPSMSAAGLAARMSQVPAPVPLMSLRTAPAANLASRIPAASAAAMNLASARTSAIPTSVNLADSRTPAAAAAMNLASPRTAVTPSAVNLADPRTPAATAVNLAGARTPAALAALSLTGSGTPPTAANYPSSSRTPQAPTPANLVGPRSAHGSAPVNIAGSRTPAALAPSNLSSARMAPALSGANLTSPRVPLSAYDRVSGRTSPLLLDRARSRTPPSAPSQSRMTSERAPSPASRMVQAPSQSLLPPAQDRPRSPVPSAFSDQSRSVAQTTPVTGSQSLSSGTVAKSISSASDHNGMLSGPAPGVSHAEGGEPPASTGAQQPSALAVLQPAKERRSSSSSSSSSSSSSSSSSSSSSSSSSGSSSSDSEGSSLPAQPEVALKRVPSPAPAPKEAVREGRPQEPTPAKRKRRSSSSSSSSSSSSSSSSSSSSSSSSSSSSSSSSSSSSSSSSSSPSPAKPGPQALPKPASPKKPPPGERRSRSPRKPIDSLRDSRSLSYSPVERRQPSPQPSPRDQQSSERVSWRGQRGDSHSPGHKRRKETPSPRPNRHRSSRSP; the protein is encoded by the exons ATGTTGCTGGAGAAGGATGTGAACCCTGGGGGCAAGGAGGAAACCCCTGGGCAGAGGCCAGT ggTAACTGAGACCCATCAGTTGGCAGAACTGAATGAAAAGAAGAATGAACGACTCCGTGCTGCCTTTGGCATCAGTGATTCCTATGTGGATGGCAGTTCTTTCGATCCTCAGCGACGTGCTCGAGAAGCTAAGCAAACAGCTCCTGAGCCTCCCAAACCATACAG CCTTGTTCGAGAGACCAGCAGTTCTCGCTCACCAACTCCaaagcaaaaaaagaagaaaaagaagaaagatagaGGACG CAGGTCAGAGAGCAGTTCTCCTCGAcgggagaggaagaaaagctcaaagaagaagaagcacaG GTCAGAATCTGAGTCTAAGAAACGGAAGCACAG gtCTCCTACTCCAAAGAGCAAACGTAAATCAAAGGACAAGAAGAGGAAGCG GTCTCGAAGTACAACACCAGCTCCTAAGAGTCGCCGAGCTCATCGATCAACTTCTGCTgactctgcttcttcctctgataCATCTCGTAGTCG GTCTCGAAGTGCTGCTGCTAAAACTCATACAACAGCCTTGACTGGGCAAAGTCCTCCCCTTGCTTCAGGGCATCAAGGGGAGGGAGATGCACCATCTAGTGAACCAGGTGCCACCAGCATAAAACAGCCTAGTAGCCCAGACCCCTCTACAAAGCAGCCTGGCAGTCCTTAcgaagacaaagacaaaaaggag AAATCTGCAGTTCGACCTAGCCCCTCTCCGGAAAGGAGCAGCACAGGGCCAGAATTACCTGCCCCAACTCCGCTCCTTGTTGAGCAACATGGCGACTCCCCACGACCCCTTGCAGCAATCCCATCCAGTCAGGAGCCAGTAAACCCCTCATCTGAGGCCTCCCCAACCCGGGGCTGTTCACCACCTAAGTCTCCTGAGAAACCTCCCCGATCGTCTTCCTCAGAGAGCTGCCCGCCCTCCCCTCAGCCTACCAAAGTTTCTCGGCATGCCAGCTCCTCTCCTGAAAGTCTTAAACCCACACCAGCTGCTGGGGCCCGTCGAGAGGTTTCTTCTTCACCTACATCTAAGAGTCGCTCACATGGTAGAGCAAAGCGGGATAAGTCTCATTCTCATACACCATCTCATAGAGCAGGGAGGTCCCGTAGTCCTGCCACTAAGAGGGGACGATCTCGATCTAGAACCCCTACCAAGAGAGGTCATTCTAGGTCCCGGTCTCCTCAGTGGCGAAGGTCCCGGTCTACACAGAGGTGGGGAAAATCTAGAAGTCCCCAGAGGCGTGGCCGATCTAGGTCTCCTCAGAGGCCAGGGTGGTCTAGGAGCAGAAATACCCAGAGAAGAGGCAGGTCAAGGTCAGCAAGGAGGGGCAGGTCACACTCTAGATCTCCAGCCACTAGGGGCAGATCCCGTTCTAGAACACCAGCTAGAAGGGGCAGGTCTCGATCAAGAACACCTGCTAGGCGCAGGTCTCGATCCAGAACACCTGCTAGGCGCAGGTCACGGTCTAGAACACCAGCTCGCAGGGGCAGGTCTCGATCTAGAACACCTGCTAGGCGCAGATCTAGGACCCGGTCACCAGTTCGAAGGCGGTCTCGAAGTAGATCTCCAGCCAGGAGAAGTGGCCGGTCACGCTCTAGAACACCAGCCAGGAGAAGTGGCCGGTCACGCTCTAGAACACCAGCCAGGAGAGGGAGGTCAAGATCTAGAACACCAGCTAGAAGAGGGCGCTCTCGCTCTAGAACACCTGCCAGGAGAGGGAGGTCAAGGTCTAGAACACCAGCACGACGCCGATCTCGCAGCAGAAGTCTTGCTAGACGTGGAAGATCACACTCTAGAACACCAAGAAGAGGAAGATCTGGTTCATCATCAGAGCGGAAGAACAAATCTAGAACATCTCAGAGGAGGAGCAGATCCAACTCAAGCCCAGAAATGAAAAAATCTCATGTTTCCTCAAGACGGAGCAGGTCTCTCTCTTCACCAAGATCCAAAGCAAAATCTGTGAGGCGTAGCCTTTCAGGCTCCTCTCCATGCCCTAAACAGAAATCACAGACTCCACCAAGACGAAGTCGTTCTGGTTCTTCGCCACCTAAGCAGAAGTCGAAAACACCACCAAGACAAAGTCGTTCAAGTTCCTCTCCTCAGCCTAAAGTAAAACCTGGAACACCACCAAGACCGGGTTCTGTAACAAACATGCAGGCTGATGAGCGCTCTGCAACACCACAGAGACACAGCCGTTCTGAATCGTCACCTGATGGTGAAGTAAAATCAAGGACCCCATCAAGACAAAGCTGCTCTGGGTCTTCTCCTCGAGTGAAATCTAGCACACCTCCAAGACAGAGCCCTTCTAGATCATCATCTCCACAACCCAAAGTGAAGGCTGTAGTATCACCAAGGCGAAGAAGCCATTCTGgctcctcttctcctagtcctAGTAGAGTGACATCTAGAACACCTCAGAGGCAAAGCAGGTCAGTGTCTCCCTGCTCCAAGGTGGACTCTAGATTAAGACATAGCCGTTCTAGATCTTCCTCACCAGATACTAAAGTGGAACTGGGAACACCTCTGAGACACAGTCACTCAGGGTCTACATCACCATACCCAAAAGGCATGCTCCAGACTCCACCAGAGCAAAATCTTTCCGAGTCAAAGTCACCCTGTCCTCAGAAGTCTCGGGATTCACCCACAGAAAACTCTGGATCCTTTTCCCTCTGTCCAGCTGTAACACCTAGTATACTGCCAGGAGAGAGCTGTTTTGCTTCCTCATTTGTGCAACAGAAAGGACAATCTCAAACTTGGCCAGATACTTCAAGTCCAGAAGTAAGGCAGCTTCACTTGGAATCTTCAGTGGTGCAGAGCAAATCTCAAACATCTCCTAAGGGTGGCCTTTCCAGATCATCATCTCCAGTCAGTGAGCTGGCACCCAAATCACCAGTAAAAGAAGATAAAAGTGAATTATTAACAGATCCAAAGCTGAAATCAAAAATGTCTCCTGAGCAGAGTAAGACTAAGCCTGACTCTAACCTTTATCTCTCATTAGACTCTAAATCTCTTTTGGTACAGAGCAGATTGGAACCTTCTGAATTAAAAGAGAAACTAGGTTTAATTCAAGAGGATGTTGCTGCCTCATCTTCTATACCAGGAGACAAATTTAGTCCTATACAGGACAGGCCTGAGTCCTCTACAGTACTAAAAGATATACCTAGAGTACTATTAAAAGAAAGAAGTGGAGCTGGCTCACCTCCAGACACAGGAGACCAAAATAGTTTGTTACCTAATTTAAGCCAAGATGAACTAATGGAAGTAGAAAAATCTGAGCAACCATTAAGTCAAGTTTTACCCAGTTCATCTCCAGAACATAAAGAAATGTCTGCAAGCAACTTTGAGTCATCTCCTGAGATAGAAGAAAGGCCTGCTGTATTGTCTGCTCTTGACCAAAGCCAGTCACAACCTTCAAAAGCAGTGGAAATCCCTGCAGTGTCTTCATGTTGGAGTGGACCACAGATTTCTCCAGAACTTAAAGAACTGTCTCATTCTCCCCCCAGGGAGACTAGCTTTGAGTCACCTTTAGAGTTTAGAAACTCAGGCTCTGTTTCAGAATTAAATACTGGATTTTCTCCTGAAGTTAAAGAAGAATTGAATGGACCATTCCTTAATCAAACAGAGACAGAGCCATCTCTGGACATGAAAGAACAGTCAACGAGATCCTCCAGGCGCAGTAGTTCAGAGTTATCCCCAGAAGTAGTAGAAAAGGTAGGAATATTTTCAAGTCAGAGTGTGTCTTCTCCTGTACATGAGACTGTACATAGAACACCTTCAAGAGAAAGAAGTAGTTCCGCATCTTCTCCTGAGCTGAAAGATGGTTTACCCAGAACTCCATCTAGGAGAAGCCGGTCTGGGTCTTCTCCAGGACTTAGAGATGGGTCTGGGACTCCTTCTAGGCATAGTCTATCTGGATCTTCTCCTGGGGTCAAAGATACTCCTCAAACCCCATCCAGGGGACGAAGTGAATGTGACTCTTCCCCTGAACCAAAAGCATTGCCTCAGACTCCCAGAGCACGAAGTCATTCTCCATcatccccagaacacaacaacaaGAGTGTTACCcctcagagagaaaggagtggGTCAGAATCATCAGTAGAAGAGAAAACTGTGGCTAGGACCTCTCCTGGGCAAAGAAGTCGATCTGGGTCTTCCCAAGAGCTTGATGGAAAACCCAGTCCATCCCCACAGGAAAGAAGTGAATCAGACTCTTCTCCAGATTCTAAACCTAAGACTCGAACTCCTCTTAGACAGAGGAGTCGTTCTGGATCATCTCCAGAGGTTGACAGTAAATCTCGACACTCTCCTCAGCTCagtaggtctggttcatctcctGAAATGAAAGATAAGCCAAGAGTGCTACAGAGAGCTCAGAGTGGTACGGATTCttcccctgaacacaaaataccTGTCCCGCGGGCCCTGCCTAGACGTAGTAGATCAGGTTCATCAAGCAAAGACAGGGGCCCTTCACCTGAAGGAAGCAGTAGTTCTGAGTCCTCtccagaacatccacccaaatcCAGAACTGCTCGAAGAGGCTCTAGGTCCTCAGTAGAGCCAAAGACAAAGTCTCGCACACCACCTCGACGTCGGAGTTCTCGTTCATCTCCTGAGCTAACCAGGAAGGCTAGGGTCTCTCGTAGAAGCCGCTCTGCTTCCTCATCACCAGAAACCCGCTCCAGAACTCCACCAAGACGACGACGAAGTCCTTCAGTATCTTCACCAGAGCCAACAGAAAAGTCAAGGTCTTCACGGCGGCAGCGCTCGGCTTCATCTCCCCGTACTAAGACAACTTCAAGGAGAGGCCGGTCTCCTTCACCAAAACCACGTGGACTCCAAAGATCCCGCTCCCGCTCACGTAGAGAGAAAACCAGAACAACTCGACGCAGAGATAGGTCTGGATCATCTCAGTCAACATCACGGAGAAGACAGAGGAGCCGGTCCAGGTCCAGGGTTACTCGTAGACGGCGGGGTGGCTCTGGTTACCATTCAAGATCACCTACCAGACAGGAGAGTTCCCGAACCTCTTCTAGACGCAGAAGAGGCCGGTCTCGGACACCTTTGACCAGTCGGAAGCGCTCTAGATCTCGAACATCACCAGCTCCGTGGAAGCGGTCTAGATCTCGAGCTTCACCAGCTACCCATCGGCGATCCAGGTCCAGAACACCCCTGATCAGCCGGCGCCGGTCCAGGTCTCGGACCTCACCTGTGAGTAGGAGACGGTCAAGGTCGGTGAATAGGCGTAGATCTCGATCAAGAGCATCCCCAGTGAGCCGAAGGCGATCCAGGTCTAGAACACCACCAGTAACGCGCCGTCGTTCAAGGTCCAGAACGCCAACAACACGTCGTCGCTCTCGTTCTAGGACTCCTCCAGTGACTCGAAGAAGGTCCAGATCTAGGACTCCACCTGTAACCAGGAGGAGATCTAGAAGCAGAACTTCACCTATTACTCGCAGAAGATCGAGATCCAGGACATCCCCAGTCACTCGGAGAAGATCGAGGTCTCGCACATCTCCAGTCACCAGGAGGCGGTCCCGTTCTCGAACCTCTCCCGTGACACGCCGCCGTTCCAGGTCCCGAACTCCTCCAGCTATTCGGAGACGCTCTAGGTCTCGGACACCACTGTTACCACGCAAGCGCTCTCGAAGTCGCTCACCACTTGCTATCCGTCGCCGTTCTCGGTCTCGTACTCCTAGAGCAGCTCGAGGCAAACGGTCCTTAACAAGATCTCCTCCAGCCATCCGTAGGCGGTCTGCATCTGGAAGTAGTTCTGATCGGTCACGTTCTGCCACTCCTCCAGCAACAAGGAATCATTCCGGATCTCGGACACCTCCTGTAGCACTCAGTAGTTCTAGAATGAGCTGTTTCAGTCGTCCTAGCATGTCACCAACTCCTCTTGACCGATGTAGATCACCTGGAATGCTTGAACCCCTTGGAAGTGCTAGAACACCCATGTCTGTTCTACAACAAACTGGTAGCTCAATGATGGATGGTCCAGGTCCCAGGATTCCTGATCATCCAAGAACATCTGTTCCAGAAAACCATGCTCAGTCTAGAATTGCACTTGCCCTTACAGCCATCAGTCTTGGCACTGCCCGGCCACCTCCATCTATGTCTGCTGCTGGCCTTGCCGCACGAATGTCCCAGGTTCCAGCTCCTGTACCTCTCATGAGCCTCAGAACAGCCCCAGCTGCCAACCTTGCCAGCAGGATTCCAGCAGCATCTGCAGCAGCCATGAACCTTGCTAGTGCCAGGACATCTGCTATTCCAACATCAGTGAACCTTGCTGACTCACGAACACCAGCTGCTGCAGCAGCCATGAACTTAGCCAGTCCCAGAACAGCAGTGACTCCTTCAGCTGTGAACCTTGCTGATCCTCGAACCCCTGCAGCCACGGCTGTGAACCTAGCAGGAGCTAGAACACCAGCTGCGTTGGCAGCTTTGAGTCTCACAGGCTCTGGGACACCCCCAACTGCTGCAAATTATCCCTCCAGTTCCAGAACACCCCAGGCTCCTACCCCAGCAAACCTGGTGGGTCCTCGATCTGCACATGGCTCAGCTCCTGTGAATATTGCTGGCTCTAGAACCCCTGCAGCCTTGGCTCCCTCAAATCTTTCCAGTGCCAGGATGGCTCCAGCGTTGTCTGGTGCAAATCTCACAAGTCCCAGAGTGCCCCTTTCTGCTTATGATCGAGTCAGTGGCAGAACCTCACCTCTATTGCTTGACAGAGCCAGGTCCAGAACACCACCATCTGCCCCAAGCCAGTCTAGAATGACCTCTGAGCGGGCTCCTTCCCCTGCTTCAAGAATGGTCCAGGCTCCTTCACAATCTCTTCTCCCTCCAGCACAGGATCGCCCTCGGTCCCCTGTGCCATCTGCTTTTTCAGACCAATCTCGTTCAGTTGCCCAGACCACTCCTGTAACAGGGTCTCAGTCCCTTTCATCTGGGACTGTAGCAAAGTCCATATCCTCTGCTAGTGACCACAATGGCATGCTTTCTGGCCCTGCCCCTGGGGTGTCCCATGCTGAAGGTGGGGAACCACCTGCCTCTACTGGGGCCCAGCAGCCTTCTGCATTGGCTGTTCTGCAACCAGCTAAGGAACGGCGGAGCTCTTCCTCCTCTTCGTCGTCATctagctcctcctcttcctcatcgtCATCATCgtcatcctcttcttcctctggctCCAGTTCTAGTGACTCTGAGGGTTCCAGCCTTCCTGCTCAACCTGAAGTGGCACTGAAAAG GGTTCCCAGCCCCGCCCCAGCCCCAAAGGAGGCTGTTCGAGAGGGACGCCCTCAGGAGCCAACCCCGGCCAAACGGAAGAGGCGCTCTAGCAGCTCCAGTTccagttcctcctcctcctcttcttcctcctcttcctcttcctcctcttcctcttcctcctcttcttcctcctcctcttcttcctcctcctcttcttcttcctcctcctccccatcccctgcTAAGCCTGGCCCTCAGGCCTTGCCCAAACCTGCAAGCCCCAAGAAACCACCCCCTGGCGAGAGGAG GTCTCGAAGCCCTCGAAAGCCAATAGACTCCCTTCGGGATTCCCGATCCCTCAGTTACTCACCTGTTGAGCGTCGCCAGCCCTCGCCCCAGCCCTCACCAAGGGATCAACAGAG CAGTGAGCGGGTTTCCTGGAGAGGCCAGCGAGGGGACAGCCATTCTCCTGGCCACAAGCGTAGAAAGGAGACGCCTAGTCCCCGGCCTAATCGACACCGCTCCTCCAG GTCCCCATAA